Part of the Methylomonas rapida genome is shown below.
ATGCCGGACGAATCGAAGCGGATATCGATACCGGCCTGCCGCATCTTGGCCCCGCCCATGCCCATGCCCCGGATTTCCGGGCACAGTTTTTGCATGTCCTGAAACATGTGGGCGGCATGTTGATCGCCGGAGGATTCGCCGGCGCTGAACAATACGGTGTATTGAGGAATGGACATTGAAAATGAAAAATGTAGGTGGTTTTACGCAGCCCAACCCACCATGAAGCCGATGATAAATTGACGGGTTAGGTTATAGCCCCAGGATTTGGCTACGCATGACGTGTCCTTTGGAAAAAGCTGAAGCTTTTTCACTCCAGCCGCAATTCAATGGCTATTAAGCCGTCAAAGCCTTGCGAATCACACCGGCTATGTGCTGCACGGTCTCATCGCTCAAGTTCGCACAAATGGGCAAGGAGAAACAACGCGCCGCGACCGATTCGGTGATGGGCAAGGATAACTCCGCACATTCGTCTTTGAACACATTTTGCCGATGCAGCGGCACCGGATAATAAACTGCGGAAGCGATTTGCTGATCTTGCAAGGCTTTCATGACCTCGTCGCGGCGGTCACACAACAAGGTGTACTGGTGATAGACATGCACACCGACACGGTCTTCATAAGGCGTCGTCAACGGCAAATCCTCCAGCAATTTCGAATAAAGACGCGCGGCATGGCGCCGGGCCGCGTTGTATTGATCGATGCGCTTCAATTTCGCGCGTAGCACCACGGCTTGCAATTCATCCAGCCGGCTGTTGTAGCCGATGACGTCATGGTAATAACGCACATCGGAGCCATGATTGCGAAATTGCTTGATCTTGGCCGCGATTTCATCGCTGTTGGTGGTCACCAGACCGCCATCGCCAAAACAACCCAAATTTTTACTGGGGAAAAAGCTAAAGCCGGCCGCGTCACCGAAACTGCCCGTTTGCTGATTGTCTACAGTCGCGCCAAACGATTGCGCGCAATCTTCGATCAGTTTCAAATCATGCTTTTCACAGATCGCCTTGATGGCCGGCAAATCGACGGGTTGGCCAAACAAATGTACCGGCATCACCGCCTTGGTTTTCGGTGTGATGGCTTTCAGGATGTTTGCCGGCGTGATATTGAACGTACCAGGATCAATGTCGACAAAAACCGGCGTCGCCCCGACATATTTGATGGCTTCCGCGGTGGCGATGAAGGTGAATGCCGTCGTGATGACTTCATCGCCTTGTCCTATGCCTGCCGCCAACAAGGCCAGATGCAAGGCGTCGGTACCAGAGGCGCAGCCAATCGCATGTTTGACGCCCAAATACTCTGCCGCTTCCTTTTCGAACGCCTGTACATTCGGCCCCAGGATGAAGGCGCAATTGTCTAAGGTTTCGGCAAAGCCGCTAATGATTTCGTCTTGAATTTCAGCGTATTGCGCCTTCAGATTGACCATGGGGATCATAATGTGCTGCCTTTTATCCGTGTTTTAAAAATCGGGTAATTTCGATGGCGGTGGCCAATGCCTTGCGCCCTGCTTCGCCCGGCACCAGCGGATTCTCGCCGGTTCTGATGCAATTGACAAAATGTTTGATTTCTTCCAGCAAGGCATCGCCGCTTTCGAAAACGGATTCCTCGGTGACGATTTCGGGTATGCCGGGGAACATCTCCTTCTCGCCGGTCTTGTGCTTGATCAGCACACGGTTTTGAAAATCGACCGAAATGTAAGAACACGGCCGGAACATGCGCATCTTGCGTTCCATTTTCATGCTGATGCGACTGGCCGTGACGTTGGCGACGCAACCGTTCTTGAAGGTGATCCGGGCATTGGCGATGTCCGTACCTTGCGTCAGTACCGCCGTGCCGCTGGCGTCGATCTTTTCCACTTCCGAATCGACCAGAGCCAGAATGATGTCGATGTCGTGTATCATCAAATCCAATACCACGCTGACATCGTTGGCCCGCGGATTGAATGGCGACAAACGGTGAGACTCGATGAACAGCGGCTTTTCGGCCATATTGTCCAGACCACGTACCGCTGGATTGAAGCGCTCCAGATGCCCTACTTGCAAAATGACGTTCTTTTCCCTGGCAATCGCTATCAGATCGTCGGCTTCTTCGACGGTAACGGTAATGGGCTTTTCGACCAGAACGTGAGTCCCGGCGCTCAGGAAGTCTCGCGATACCGTGTGATGCAGACTGGTGGGCACCACGATGCTGACGGCATCGATCTGTCCCAATAAAGACTGATAATCGGTCATGGCCTGCGCGCCATGCTTTTTTGCGACCTGTTCAGCAGCCTCAGGATTGACATCGACCACGGCCACCAACTCACATTCTTTTAACGACGCATATTTCTCCGCATGAAATTTCCCCAAATAGCCTGCACCGATAACGGCACATTTCAGTTTACTCATAAACGACCACACGTTGATTCGCAGTTCCCCCGACACAGTCAAGACCGGGGCATAAAACGGCGCATTGTAACATTAGTTTTATAGTCGAATAAGCTGCAGTATCGGTGACACCAGGGCAATCGCGCTTTGTAGCACTTGCACGGGCAAGGGGTTTAGTATAGCGATTTTGCCTAATATCCCAGATGCTCCCAGATCCAACCCCCTATTTTGCTGACCTCACAGACCCGCGGCGAGAGGGCAAAAACAAACTCCACAAACTCACGGATATCGTGATGATCGTCTTATGCGCAGTATTGAGCGGCATCGAGGATTGGGTCGGCATGGAAGAGTTTGCCGAAGAAAAAGAAGATTGGCTGCGGACCTTTTTGGAATTACCGAATGGAATTCCCTCGCACGATACCCTGAGTAATGTCTTGGGCCGCCTGAATCCCCAAGCGTTTGCCGAGACCTTTCAACGTTGGGTGCAGGCGGCATTGCCAAGCCTTTCAGGACAGCAAGTCTGTTTGGACGGCAAGACCTTGCGCGGCAGCCGCGAAGGGGATAAGGCCGTGCATTTGATGAGCGCCTTTGCGGCTGAAGCGCGTTGGGTGTTGGCGCAACAGGCGGTGGATGAGAAGACTAACGAAATCAAGGCGATCCCCGATTTATTGTCGATGTTGGACATCAAAGGAGCTCTGATCTCGATCGATGCCATGGGTTGTCAAAAAGCCATTGCGAAAACCATCGTTACGGCGCAAGCGGATTACGTGTTGGCACTGAAGGATAATCATCCGAACCTTTGCGAGGATGTCAGGTTGTGGCTGGATACTGAAAATGCCAACGACCGCTTACCGGTCTACGAAACCATCGACAAAGATCACGGTCGCCTGGAAATACGCCGTTACAGCTTGAGTAGCGAGATTGCTTGGTTGACGCAAAAACCTGACTGGGCCGGGCTACAAGCCATTGGTCGGGTTGAATCGATTCGCACCCTCGGTGACAAGACCTCGGTTGAGTGTCGCTACTATTT
Proteins encoded:
- a CDS encoding DegT/DnrJ/EryC1/StrS family aminotransferase; protein product: MIPMVNLKAQYAEIQDEIISGFAETLDNCAFILGPNVQAFEKEAAEYLGVKHAIGCASGTDALHLALLAAGIGQGDEVITTAFTFIATAEAIKYVGATPVFVDIDPGTFNITPANILKAITPKTKAVMPVHLFGQPVDLPAIKAICEKHDLKLIEDCAQSFGATVDNQQTGSFGDAAGFSFFPSKNLGCFGDGGLVTTNSDEIAAKIKQFRNHGSDVRYYHDVIGYNSRLDELQAVVLRAKLKRIDQYNAARRHAARLYSKLLEDLPLTTPYEDRVGVHVYHQYTLLCDRRDEVMKALQDQQIASAVYYPVPLHRQNVFKDECAELSLPITESVAARCFSLPICANLSDETVQHIAGVIRKALTA
- a CDS encoding Gfo/Idh/MocA family protein, producing the protein MSKLKCAVIGAGYLGKFHAEKYASLKECELVAVVDVNPEAAEQVAKKHGAQAMTDYQSLLGQIDAVSIVVPTSLHHTVSRDFLSAGTHVLVEKPITVTVEEADDLIAIAREKNVILQVGHLERFNPAVRGLDNMAEKPLFIESHRLSPFNPRANDVSVVLDLMIHDIDIILALVDSEVEKIDASGTAVLTQGTDIANARITFKNGCVANVTASRISMKMERKMRMFRPCSYISVDFQNRVLIKHKTGEKEMFPGIPEIVTEESVFESGDALLEEIKHFVNCIRTGENPLVPGEAGRKALATAIEITRFLKHG
- a CDS encoding ISAs1 family transposase, with the protein product MLPDPTPYFADLTDPRREGKNKLHKLTDIVMIVLCAVLSGIEDWVGMEEFAEEKEDWLRTFLELPNGIPSHDTLSNVLGRLNPQAFAETFQRWVQAALPSLSGQQVCLDGKTLRGSREGDKAVHLMSAFAAEARWVLAQQAVDEKTNEIKAIPDLLSMLDIKGALISIDAMGCQKAIAKTIVTAQADYVLALKDNHPNLCEDVRLWLDTENANDRLPVYETIDKDHGRLEIRRYSLSSEIAWLTQKPDWAGLQAIGRVESIRTLGDKTSVECRYYLCSFTDLQRFAEGVRQHWAIENSQHWVLDVQFGEDANRARTDHSAENLALMRRMALNLLRNNGPTKDSLKRRKLRACLNDNYRFKLLFGTSAT